The DNA region GCCGGGAGCCGCCCGAATCGCACTCCGGGCGGCAGTGTTCAGCCCAATCGCCCACGGCGAGTGCCGCGCGGGCGCCCCGATAACGACCGCCCGGTCCACGAGGTCGGGACACTCCAGCAGCCAGGCGTAGGCGAGCATCCCGCCCATGCTCGCGCCCACCACCGTCACCCGCCGCACCCCGAGGTGCTCCAGCAGCGCCCGCCCCGCCCGCGCCATGTCGCGTAGGCTGACCGGCACGTCCGCCCCGCCCCCCGAGAGGTCCCGGGGCCCGCTGCTCCCCGCGCAGCCTCCCAGCACGTTCGCGCACACCACGTAGTCCCGCCCTGGATCGAGTGGGCGACCCGGCCCCAGGAAGTCCGGCCACCACTCGTGGACGGCGCTCGTGCCGGTCAGCGCGTGCAGCACGAGGACGGCGTGCTCCCCCGGTGTGCCGTAGGTGTGGTACGCGACGCGCACGTCATTGACGGGCCGCCCGCAATCGAGCAGCAGCGGCTCACGTTGATAGAGCAGAGTCGTCCCCTGCCGGGGAGGAACCTCGGCGGGAGCGGGCGGCCGGGCGGGAACCGGGGGAAGCGTCAAGGCCGTCATGCACCGCACCGGGCGGGGATGGGCGAGGGCGAAGGGGTGGGCTGGGCGGGGTGACACATACGCGGCGGGTCTCCTCGGGGTCGGGGCCCCTGGGGGCGAGGGCCGCCGGGAAACGGCGAACCGCCCCCTCTCGGGGTGGAGAAGGGGCGGTTCGCATGTCGTCCGCGTGACCTTCCCTGATCGGTCCCGCCTCGCGCACGTCATCGTTGACGCCGGGGCGGGCTGGCCTTGGCACCGTGACGCGATGGGGTCCGGTTGCCGCGCCGTCAGCGAGCCAGGTCTCTCGGGCGCTCTGGATAGGGTCGCTCCACGCGGGAGCTGCGCCCAAGGTAGCAGGGGCCGCGCGGGGGGGTCAAGGCGGGTGCGGGACCCTCCCTCTCCGCTCTTGAACATTCCTTGGCACACGCGCTGGAACCTCCCCCGCCCTTGGCAAAAGCCGTAAGCTTCACATTGTCACGTCATCGCTCCGTCACCGGACCTTCATGGCGCCCCGGGCGCCCACCCCTTCGGGAGGCCTATGCACCTTCGTATCGCCGCCGTTTCCATCCTCAGCCTCTCGCTGCTGGCCGCCTGCGGGGGTGGGGGAACGCCCGGCACCCAGACGGACTTCGGGCGTCTCTCGGCCCTCAAGCCCGGGCAGCAGGACACCCTGCGCACCACCCTCAAGGTGAACGTGGTCCTCGTGGGCTACCGCCAGACCCGGCCCGGCAGCGTTCCCGGCGCACGGGACGTGAACACCGCCGACTTCTCCGAGATCCTGCCGGGGACGTACGACACGATTGCCCGGGCCCCCAGCGCCTACGGCACGACCGAGCGCACGGGGAACGCCTTCGACTACGCGTACAACTACGTCTTCGCGGATCAGTCGTTCGAGAATGACTTCTTCAACTTCCTGGCCCAGAACGGGAAGAAGCAGTCCCTGACCATCGCCAGCGCCCTGTACAACTGCCAGAGTGACGAGATCGTGGCGGTGCCGGTGCTCGACCCCACCACCCTGAGACAGGGCCAGGGCTACCGTTGCCCCACGCCCGCCGCGAACATCAGCCGGGAGATCACCTCGAACCTGGAGATCGACGGCAACGTCACCGAGAACTGGCTGGCCGACAACGCGGGCCGCCTCGGCGTGAACCCGGGCGAGTACACGATCTTCCTGGTGAACTGGTACGACCGACCCGACTTCCAGTTCCACTCGTACACGCGGGCGGACGCCATCGACACCGACATCGGGCCGGTGGCCGAGGTGGGCAAGTTTGGCAAGCGCGGCAGCCGCCGCCTGATCGCCTGGGGGGGCAGCGTCCGCGAGAACGCCCCGGCGCAGCGGGTGTGGTTCTACGACCTCTCGGCCAACCCGGACTACTGGACGGACGCCTACGACGTCACGAATCCCGACGTGAACGGGGACAAGGTGGCGGACTACCGGATGCCGCCGATCTGGGAGTACGGCACCCGCAAGGCCAGCCTCGGGTACGCGCGCAAGGTGGGCCCCGACCTCGCCCGGGTGACGCGCTATATCGCGCTCAACCTGCTCTTTACCCCCAGCCCGCTCTACCGGGTGGCCCTCACGCCACCCCGCCAGCCCGAGGAGATCGAACTCGACGTCCACATCGAGCAGGGGGCGGGGGCAGCCAATCCCACCGACGTCTTCAACGTGCCCCTGACGCAAACCCGCGTCTCCGTCCTGCAACCCTTCGCGCAGTTCTCGAACACCGTGCGGCAGCGGCCGCTCAGCGGGGAGATCGCCGAGGCCTACAAGTGCGTCTTCGTGCTGGAGGAGAAAGACCTCTGCACCCCCGAGTACCAGGACCCCTTCTTCGAGCGGCTCTTCCAGTTCGGCGTGAACGAGTTGCGGAGCGAGTATCAGTCGGTGCCCCAGGGCCGCTACCTGTTGCCGATCTACGCCTTCAACGCCGCCGAGGACGAGGAGTCGGGGCTGCTCGGCATCGCCATCGACGACAACCAGACGGGCACCCAGAGCTTCGTGTACTCGTTCCTCTCGCCGGGCTCCATCAACGCCGGGTTCGGCCTGACCGACACCACCGTCCACGAGGTCGGCCACCACCTCAGCCTCTCGCACCCCCACGACGGCTACGACAGCGAGGAGGACACCTCCTACGGCCCCAGCGGCCCGTTCCGCTTCGTGGACACCGGCGACGAGAGCCAGACCGTCATGACCTACAACAGCCTCGCCGTCACCTTCGGGCAGTTCAACCTCGACAGCCAGTACCGTTACCTCACGAGCGCGTACCTGAACAACACCAACGCGATCCTCGAACTCGCCCGCCGCGCCGGGAAGGTGAACGAGGTGCGCGGGGCCGCCCAGAGCGCCGACGCGGGGTTCGTGAAGGCCAAGGCCCGTTACGACGCCATGTCGTATTTCGAGGCGGCCCAACTTGCCCACAGCAGCTACCGCTCGGTGCTGAACGCCGCCCTCTCGGCGGGGGTGGACGTGCAGCCCTACCGGTGGTACCAGAACCTGAACGGCCTCTCGGCGCAGGGCAAGAAGCCGCGCACGAGCAAGACGTTCCTGCCGCAGCCGGGCGCCGTGCTCTTCCCCGAGGAGACCAAGGAGCAGCGCCTCAAGCGTCTGGCGCCCTGAACGCGGGGGCCGGGAGGGGACAGCGGGAACCACGGCCGTCCCCCTCCCGGCCTGTCAGCCGTTCATCACCCGCGCCGACTACCCTGGAGCCATGAGACGCGCCCTGCTCCTCGCCTGCCTCACCCTGGGCCCGGCGGTGGCGGCGACCCCCGGCCGGATGAGTGAGCCCCCCCGCAGTTCCTTCTCGACGGTCACCACCATGCAGCAGGCGAGGCCCACCCTCGACCTGCTCGTGACCGTCCGCCTGCTCGCCGGGCTGCTGGAGCGCGGCACGCTGGCCCCCGGTGCTCAGGCGCGGGCCGAACTCGCCGCCGCACTGGGTGAACTGTCCACCCGGCCCACCCTGGGGCCCCTCGCCGCCGACCGGACGCTGGACCGGGTGCGCGGGGCGCTGACGGGGACCCAGCGGGGGACGCTCGACGCCGCCCGCGCCGACCTCGAACGCCGCGCCGACCTCAACCTCAGCCGTGCCCGCTTCGCCGCGCCGGACGGCCCGGTGAATGTCGCGCTGCTGCGCTACGGCTTCATGCTGCCCGGCGGGTTCGCCCTCGCCCGGCAGGTGGCGGCGGACCCCGAACTCAACCCCTACGCGAGGGGGGGGGCGAGCGCCGCCACCCTGGAGCGCCTGCTCGCGCTGCTGCGGGGCCCGTAGGGCTCAGTCAGGCCCGGCGCAGGCGGGGCAGCGGCCGTACAGGGTGACTTCGTGCGCCTCCACGACGAACCCGCCGGGATAGACGGTGCCGCTCGGCAGGGCGACCGGGCAGGTGTGCAGGGTATAGACCCGTCCGCAGCCCGTGCACGAGAAGTGATGGTGGTGCCCCCGCCCGGCGGGTTCGTAGCGCGTCTCGCCGTCCAGGGTGACGGGGTGGATGCGCCCCTGCTCGGTGAGCAGCTTGAGGGTGCGGTACACCGTCGCCACTCCCAGCCCCGGCAGGTCGGCCTGTGCCCGCACCAGCACGTCCCCTACCGCGAGCGGGCCCTCCGCGCCGTCGAGGACGCGGGCGATCACGTCACGCTGGCGAGTGCTGCGGGTGGCGGTCATGGTTCCAGGCTAACAGAGCCCGGGCGCGCCGAAGCCCAAAAAACCCACCTTTGCGGGGTGGGTTTCGTGGAGGGGTTCCGCCTTCAGGAGATGTTCGGGTTGGCCTTCTCCTGCGGCGCGATGGGGCTGCCCTGGGCTTTGGCCTCCACCGTGCCCTCCGGCTGCGGCAGGTTGCTCGCCGTCACGTTGAGGTCTTGGCTCCCCACCACCCCCGGCGGGTCGGCGCCAACCTCGTGGGGCGCGTCACCGCGCTTGAGAAAGCCCGCCACGCCCCCCGTCCGCGCGTGCTGCGAGGGATCGTCTCCACCGGGAGGACGGGCGGGGATGACGGGCTGCATGTGGGCCCTGCCTCCCCTGACAGGCGTTCCGGCCCACTCGGGAACGGAGCGGTCCCCGGCGGGCTGCGGCTGGGCGGGACGCGACAGGGCGGAACGGGTCTGGGTCGGGCGAGCCTGAGTCTGGTGAGGTTGGGCCGGGCGGGTCTGGCCCCCGGACGACGGCTGCTGCCCCGCCCGTTCGAGCAGGCCGTTCGCCATCTCCTCCAGCCGGGGCTTGATCACCCGGTCTTGCAGGACCTTGAAGGCCAGGGTGCCCAGGGTCGCCACGAGGGCGCCGCCCACCCCGCCGCCGCCCTGATGCTGCTTCTGGGCCTTGATCAGGGCCTTCTGTTGCTTCTCCGGGCTGGTCGCGTCGACGTAGATCTTCTTGCTGCGGCGCAGTTGCCGCCCGGCGACCACCCCGATCAATGCCCCGACCGCCGACGCACCTCCCAGCATCTTCAGGGGCTCTTTCTGCATCTGCACCTGGAGGTTGGCGCGCTCGGCGAGGGCGTCCACGCTCGCCCTCAGCCGGGCGCGGGCCTCTTCACGTTCGCTGCGGGAGCTGTCCGCCATCAGTAGCCCTCCTTCTTCATGTCGTCCTGGAACGTGGGCTCGGTGCTCACGCTGATGCCGGGGGCGTCCTTGAGAACGACCGGATGCCGGACGTTGGGGTCAGGCTTGTCGTGCCCGCCGTGGCCGCCCGCGCCCGCGTCGTGCGTTTCGCTGCCGTCGAGCTTCTTGTTCAGGCCGCTGCCGTACACCTGCGGCTCGCCGTCCTCGGTCGCCTCATACACGGGCAGCCTCACCTCGCCCGCGTCGGTCCCCCGCACCGCGACGCCCTGCGACACGCCCTCGCGCTCGGTGAGCGGGTCCTTGATGCCCTGGCCCCGGTCGCTGGCGTTGACCCCGGCGTCGCCCGAGGTGAAGCCCGAGGTGTTCACGCCTGGCCGCACGACCCCGCGCTGGCGGCCCTCCTCCATCTCGTGTTGAATGGCGTTGCCGCGCGTGCCGGTGTTCGGAAGTCCACCGCTGCGCATGTTCTCCCGCTGGTCGGGCGTGTCGGGCGAGCCCGCCGCCACCCCGCCGCTCCCCGGGTCGTGCCGCACCTGCCCGGAGTACCCGACGCCCGCGCTTCCCGTGCCCGTCGGGGCCGAAGTGGTCTGCCCGGTGCTCAGGTTGACCGTCGTGGTCGCCACGGTCGTGCCCCCCGCCGCGCGTCCTGAGACTTCGGTGGGACCGCCGAGGACCACCGTCTTCTTCTCGCCCTGAGCCTTCGCGGCCTGCTCGGCCTGGTAGCGGGCCTCCAGCTCCTCGTCCTCGGTGGGGTGGCCGCTGCGGGTGCGGAGGTCGTCCTCCTGCGGAACCTGGGCGCTCAGGCGGCGCAGGCCCAGGAGGATCAGGGCGCCGGTCAGGGCGAAGGCCACCAGGGCGATCAGGAGGGCGGCGGCCCAGGCCCCCAGGCCCAGGCGGATCAGCCCGTAGAAGACGAAGAGGATCAGGAACACCAACCCCATCACCAGCGGTCCGACCGACGCGAGGAGCAGCACCACGCCGATGCCCTTCGCCTTGACCACCGCCGTCACATGCCGCAGCAGGTTGCGGACCTCGGCCTTCACGAGCGTGACGCCCGCGTCGAAGACATCGACGAGCGCGCCCCCCATGCTCTTGCGTTCTTCTTGCATGCTTTCCTCCACGAACCAGGGACCCCCCCGACAAGGGGGAGCCGACTCCGCCAGCATAATGAACCCCATGCCCGCCCCGCGCCAGAGCCAAGAAACCCTGAACCTCGCGCCCGGGCCCGCAAGTCTGCCTCTCACCACCGCCCAGCGCAGCAATCTCTCGCCCCTCACGGCGCGCGGCTACATGGCGTGGCGGTCGCGCTCCCTCACCCTGCTCACCGGACAAGCCTTTCCCCTGCGCCGTGAGGCCGCCCTCTTCCGCGCCCTGTGCCGTCCCCGCCCCGGCGAACGCTGGCTCGACGCGGGCACGAGCGCGGGCTTCTACTCAGGCGTGCTCGCGCGGGCGGGCTGCCGGGTGATCGCCGCCGACCTGAGCGCCCCCATGCTCGCCGAGGGGGCCCGCCGTGAGCCTCACCCCGGCATCGACTGGCTGCTCACCAACCTGGAGGCGAGCGGCCTGCCGGACGCGAGCTTCGACGGGGTGACGGTGGGCGCGACCCTCAACGAGACGCGGGAGCCCGCCCGCCTCCTCGCCGAACTCGCGCGCCTGACGCGGCCCGGCGGGCAACTGTGGCTGATGTACGTGTGCCGCACGGGCGGGCCCCTCCAGCGTGCGCTGGGCGTCCCCGCGCTGGGCGGGCTGACCTTCCCCGACCCCGCCTGGGTGGCCCGGCGCCTCCCGGGGTGGACCCGCACGGACGGCCTGCGAGTCGGTGTGGTGGCGTTCGAGCGGTACGTGAAGGGGGAGGGGAGGAGCTGAGGTCGGCACGGCAGTTCTGTGACTAATCTGTAAGAAAGCGTGACGTTCCCGCCTGGGCCCCCCGCTTACACTCGGCTGCAAAGGAGCCTCCCTGACTGTGACCTCTGCCCCCGCCGCCCCGCACCCTCCGCCCCGGCTGGAGGAGGCGGTCGCCCACTGCCGGGAGGTCACGCGGGAGCACAGCAAGACCTTCTACCTGGGCTCGCGGCTCTTTCCTCCCCGGCAGCGCGAGGCCGTCTGGGCCGTCTATGCCGCCTGCCGCGACGGTGACGACGCGGTGGACGAGTGGACGGGCACCGAGGCCGAGCGGGGCCTGGAGCGGTGGTGGGAGCGGGTGCAGGGGGCGTTCGCGGGCGAGCCCGCTGCCCACCCCATCGACACCGCGCTCGCCTGGGCGACCTCGCGGCACCCCATCCCCCTCTCGGCCTTCGCGGAACTGCACGAGGGCCTGCGCATGGACCTGGGCGGCTTCGAGTACCGCGATATGGACGACCTCGTGCTGTACTGCCGCCGGGTCGCCGGGGTGGTCGGCTTCATGATCGCGCCCATCAGCGGTTACAGCGGCGGGGAGCGGACCCTGCATCACGCCCTGATGCTGGGTCAGGCGATGCAGCTCACCAACATCCTGCGCGACGTGGGCGAGGACCTGGAGCGAGGCCGGGTGTACCTCCCCGCGACGCTGCTGGAGGAGTACGGGGTCACCCGCACCACCCTGGAACGGGGCGCCGTCACCCCCGAGTACCGCGCCCTGATGACTCACCTCTCGGACCTCGCCCGCCAGTGGTACGCCGAGGGGCGCCGGGGCATCCCCTGCCTGCACGGCAGCGCACGCCTCGCCGTGCAGGCCGCCGCCCGCGCCTACGAGGGCATCCTCGACGACCTCGCGCGGGGCGACTACGACAACTTCCGCCGCCGAGCGCACGTCAGCGGCACGCGTAAATTGCTGATGCTCCCCCAGGCGTGGTGGGAGTTGCGGGGGGCGGCGGCGCGGGCGTGAGGGGTGCCCCCCAGGGTAAGCCGTGGCCCGGTCCCCCTCCCCCTTGAGGGGGGAGGTCGGGAGGGGGTGAACGCCGACGACCTGCGGCGCGGCCGGAAGGAGAGGCAGACTATCTTGCCGCCGCTGGCGCTGGTCACACGCCCCCCCTCCCCAGCCCTCCCCCACAGGTGGGGAGGGAGAGAAAAGAACGCTTAGCGACGAAGGAACCTCTATGTCCCACACCAAACGCAAAACCGCCCTCATCATCGGCTCGGGCTTCGGCGGCCTGAGTCTCGGGATTCGCCTGCAAAGCCTGGGGTTCGACACGACCATCCTGGAGAAGCTGGACGCGCCGGGCGGGCGGGCCTACCAGAAGCGCACGCAAGGCGGGTACGTCTTCGACATGGGGCCGACCGTGATCACGGTGCCGCACTTCATCGAGGAGTTGTTCGCTCTCGAACGTGACAAGGGGATGCTCGCCGAGCCCGACTATCCCGAGCATGTCCTGACGGGCGAGCGGGTCCGCGAGGGCGAGAGCGGCGGGCCGCGCACCCGCGAGTACGTGCGGCTCGTGCCGATCCTACCCTTCTACCGCATCTACTTCGACGACGGCACCTTCTTCGACTACGACGGCGACCCCGAGTCCACCCGGCGCCAGATTCAGGTCCTCGCGCCCGGCGACCTCGCGGGCTACGAACGCTTCCACGCGGACGCGGAGGCGATCTTCAAACGCGGCTTCCTCGAACTCGGCTATACCCACTTCGGGGACCTGCCCACGATGTTGCGGGTGGTGCCCGACCTGCTCAAGCTCGACGCGGTGCGGACGCTCTTCTCCTTCACCAGCCGCTATTTCGAGTCGCCCAAGCTGCGGCAGGTCTTCTCCTTCGAGCCGCTGCTGGTGGGGGGCAATCCGCTCAGCGTGCCCGCGATCTACGCGATGATCCACTTCGTCGAGAAAACGTGGGGCATCCACTACGCGATGGGCGGCACGGGCGAACTCGTGCGGGCCTTCGTCCGGAAGTTCGAGGAATTGGGCGGGCGCATCCGCTACGGGGCGGAGGTGGAGGAGGTTCTGGTCACCGACGACCGGGGCCGTCCCGTCCGCCGACCCGTCGGCAAGCGCGTCGCGCGGGGCGTGAGGCTGACGGGCGGTGAGGAACTGTCCGCCGACCTCGTGGTGAGCAACGGCGACTGGGCGAACACCTACCTGAAGATGGTTCCCCCGCAGGCCCGCCTCGTGAACACCGACCTGCGCGTGCGGGCGGCCAAGCAGAGCATGAGCCTCCTCGTCGTCTACTTCGGCTTCCGCGACGACGGCCAGCCCCTCGACCTGCGGCACCACAACATCATCCTGGGCCCGCGCTACGAGGAACTGCTGCGGGAAATCTTCGGCGACCGGGTGCTCGGCGTGGACTTCAGCCAGTACCTCCACGTGCCGACGCTGACCGACCCGTCCCTGGCACCCCCCGGCCACCACGCCGCCTACACCCTGATTCCCGTGCCCCATAACGGCAGCGGCCTGAACTGGGAGGTCGAGGGGCCGAGGCTGGTCGAGCGCGTCTTCGACTTCCTGGAGGAGCGCGGGTACATTCCAGGGCTCCGGGCCCGCCTGACCCACCGCGAGTTCATCACGCCGGACTACTTCGAGGGCACGCTGGGCGCCTACCTGGGGAACGCCTTCGGGCCCGAGCCGATCCTCGCCCAGAGCGCCTACTTCCGGCCCCACAACCGCAGCGAGGACGTGCGCAACCTCTACCTGGTGGGGGCGGGCGCCCAGCCCGGCGGCGGCACCCCCAGCGTGATGATGAGCGCGAAGATGACGGCGCGGCTGATCGCTCACGACTTCGGCATCCACCCCGAGATCAGGGATGGGGTGCCGGAAGGGGCGGGGGCGGCGGACTGAGGGGGACAGGGGCTAACGGCTGACGCTGGCCTCCTCCCCGCTCCTCTCCCTCAGCCACCCCACGATCCACCCCAGCACCTCCTCGCGCGGCTCGTCGTTCAGCAGTTCGTGGTAGCCGCCCTCGACGAGGCGCAGGGTTTTGTCCTCGGCGGGAATGGCCTTGATAAAGCGCTGGGTGCCGTTCACGTCGGTGATGCGGTCGGCGGTACCGTGGACGGCGAGGGTGGGCAGCCGCCAGCGGGCGTAGAGGGGCCAGAGCCCGGTGCTCAGGCGCAGCATGGACGCGGCGGTGAGCGCGGGCACCTTGCCCTGGTAGATGCCCGCATCGGTCCCGTAGGCGCTCACCTCGTCGGTGAGGCGGGACAGGCCCTCGCTGCCCAGCGCGGTCACTGGGGCGTTCGGCGCGACCCGGGCGAGCACCGGGGCCAGCGCCCTCAGCCACGCGGGTTGGTCCTCGCCGATCAGGAGGGCGGGACTGCTCAGGATCACGCCGCTGAGTCCCCCTGGGTCCCGCGCCACGCTCGCCGCCGTGATCAGGCCGCCCAGCGAGTGCCCGAAGGCGAAGAGGGGCAGTCCCCCCGTCCGCAGCGACTCCCGCGCGAGCAGGTGGTCCTCCACGAGCGTGAAGGCGTCCACGACCGCCCGCCGCCCCTCCGAACCCCCGTGCCCGCGCAGGTCGTAGGCGTACACGCTCAGCCCCGCCCCCACGAGCGCCGGGATCAGGCGGTGGTACTTCTCGACGTAGCGGCCCGCGTACTCCCCGAAGCCGTGGGTGAGGAGAACGGCGGCGCGTGGCTCCAGGGCGGGCCACACGTACCCCCGGACGGGCGCGCCCGACTCCCAGGCGGAGGGCTCCCAACTCGCGTTGTACATGAGCCCCAGTGTAGGACCCACTGTCCCAACCCTGACATGAAGTGAGACTAAACACGCCTTCTAATAGATTGGGCGCAAACTATCTCGTATGGCAGACATTGCACGGAAGGCAAACGCCCAGTGGTCCGGCGACGTGATGAAGGGCCAGGGCACGGTCAGCACCGGCTCGGGCGTCCTTCAGAACACCCAGTACTCCTTCAAGACCCGCTTCGAGAACGGCGTCGGCACCAACCCCGAGGAACTGCTTGCCGCCTCCCACGCGGGCTGCTTCACCATGCAGCTTTCGGCGCTGCTGACCCAGGCGGGCCACGCCCCCGAGGACCTGCGGACCGACGCCACCTGCGAGATGGTGCGCGAGGGCGCGGGCTTCAAGGTCAGCACCATGCGCCTGAAGGTGAGCGGTCGGGTAAGCGGGATGGATCAGGCGGGGTTCGAGCAGATGGTCGCCCAGGCCGCCCAGGTCTGCCCCATCAGTCAGGTCATGAAGGGCAACGTGGAGATCACCCACGAGGCGATGCTGGAGCAGCCGGTCAACTCGTAATCGGCGAAGGAATCAGCTCAAGGCCCCTGCTTAGGCGGGGGCTTTGCCATTTGGCCCATGCCCTTGGCCCCACTTCCACTTACCCTGGCGTCTATGGCCTTCCTGTACCTCCTCGTCGGTCCCCCGGGCAGCGGCAAACGCACGGTGGGGCGGCACCTCTCCGGGTTGACCGGGGCGCCCCTGCTCGACAACCACCTCACCAACGATCCCGTCTTTCGGGCGTTCGGGCTGGACGGTGTGAAGCCGGTGCCGCCCGAGGCGTGGGTCTTCGCCTCGCGGATGCGGGCGGTGCTCCGCGAGGCGGTGCAGGAGGCTCCCCGCGAGCTGTCGCACATCTTCACGATCTACCTGACGAACCGTCCCGGCGAGGCCGAGTCGCTGGAACGTTTTCGTGCGCTCGCGGACGCTCGTGGGGCTACCTTCGTCCCGGTGTGGCTGTCCTGTGCCCCCGACGAACTCGCCCGACGCCTGCCCCTCCCCGAGCGCGCCGAGCGGCTCAAGCTGCGTGACCCGGAGCAACTCCAGACGCTGTTGCGGGAAGCCGGGACTCTCCCACCCCCGCCCGACGCCATCCTTGTCGACACGGCGGCACTTGCCCCGGCAGACGCGGCGCTGCTGATCGCGTCGCACGCCGGGGCGCTGTTTTAGGAGCGGTCAGCCGTCAGCTTTCAGCCATCAGCAGGACCAGGAGAGCCTCTGCTGTGATGAGGGCTTATTCGCTGACGGCTGACCGCTGAAAGCTGATGGCTTCCCTCACGCCGAGCGGGCGGGGGTGCAGTCAGCCTCGGCGACTTCTTCGGAGAGGTGCGCCCGCCCCCAGGTGCCGATGGCGTCGATCACACCCTGAAGCTCGCGCCCGGCGGGGGTGAGGGTGTAGACGCTGCGGGCGAGCTTGCCCTGGGTCTCCTCGGTGCGCTTGGCGATGACCCCGAGGCTTTCGAGATGTTCCAGGCGTTGCGTGAGGGTGGCGCTGTTGCAGCCGCCGACGGCGCGGGCGAGTTCGTTGAACCCCTTCTCGCCGACCAGCAGCGCCCGGACGATGTGCAGCACCCACTTCTCCTGCAACACGCCGATGGCCCGGTAGACCGGGCAGAAACCAGTGTGTGCGGTGCTCATGCCCCCACTCTACACCCTCCGTGCAGGCAAAGTGAGGGGCAAATCACACCGCTTGACTTTTCAAAGTACTTGAGCTTATCCTACACCCATGACGGTTACGCAGACCCGACCCCTGAGCGCCACCGAAGCCATCGAAACCCGGCGCAGCATCCGCCAGTTCGTGCAGGAACCCATCGACCAGAACGACCTGCGCGAGATCCTGCGCCTAGCGAGCCTCGCCCCGAGCGCGTGGAACGCTCAAACCTGGCGATTCGCCGTGGTGCAGGACCCGCAGCTCAAGGAGCGGCTCCAGGAGGCCGCCTACGGCCA from Deinococcus aetherius includes:
- a CDS encoding homoserine O-acetyltransferase family protein gives rise to the protein MTALTLPPVPARPPAPAEVPPRQGTTLLYQREPLLLDCGRPVNDVRVAYHTYGTPGEHAVLVLHALTGTSAVHEWWPDFLGPGRPLDPGRDYVVCANVLGGCAGSSGPRDLSGGGADVPVSLRDMARAGRALLEHLGVRRVTVVGASMGGMLAYAWLLECPDLVDRAVVIGAPARHSPWAIGLNTAARSAIRAAPGGEGLKVARQIAMLSYRSPQSFALTQSGESPRRPGTPAITTYLEHQGEKLGARFCEQTYLALTEAMDRFQPGDAELRSIRAPVLVVGISSDVLYPPAEVRGHAELLPYGEYWELDSPHGHDAFLMDPGELPGRVRAFLAG
- a CDS encoding zinc metalloprotease, with product MHLRIAAVSILSLSLLAACGGGGTPGTQTDFGRLSALKPGQQDTLRTTLKVNVVLVGYRQTRPGSVPGARDVNTADFSEILPGTYDTIARAPSAYGTTERTGNAFDYAYNYVFADQSFENDFFNFLAQNGKKQSLTIASALYNCQSDEIVAVPVLDPTTLRQGQGYRCPTPAANISREITSNLEIDGNVTENWLADNAGRLGVNPGEYTIFLVNWYDRPDFQFHSYTRADAIDTDIGPVAEVGKFGKRGSRRLIAWGGSVRENAPAQRVWFYDLSANPDYWTDAYDVTNPDVNGDKVADYRMPPIWEYGTRKASLGYARKVGPDLARVTRYIALNLLFTPSPLYRVALTPPRQPEEIELDVHIEQGAGAANPTDVFNVPLTQTRVSVLQPFAQFSNTVRQRPLSGEIAEAYKCVFVLEEKDLCTPEYQDPFFERLFQFGVNELRSEYQSVPQGRYLLPIYAFNAAEDEESGLLGIAIDDNQTGTQSFVYSFLSPGSINAGFGLTDTTVHEVGHHLSLSHPHDGYDSEEDTSYGPSGPFRFVDTGDESQTVMTYNSLAVTFGQFNLDSQYRYLTSAYLNNTNAILELARRAGKVNEVRGAAQSADAGFVKAKARYDAMSYFEAAQLAHSSYRSVLNAALSAGVDVQPYRWYQNLNGLSAQGKKPRTSKTFLPQPGAVLFPEETKEQRLKRLAP
- a CDS encoding Fur family transcriptional regulator, giving the protein MTATRSTRQRDVIARVLDGAEGPLAVGDVLVRAQADLPGLGVATVYRTLKLLTEQGRIHPVTLDGETRYEPAGRGHHHHFSCTGCGRVYTLHTCPVALPSGTVYPGGFVVEAHEVTLYGRCPACAGPD
- a CDS encoding phage holin family protein codes for the protein MQEERKSMGGALVDVFDAGVTLVKAEVRNLLRHVTAVVKAKGIGVVLLLASVGPLVMGLVFLILFVFYGLIRLGLGAWAAALLIALVAFALTGALILLGLRRLSAQVPQEDDLRTRSGHPTEDEELEARYQAEQAAKAQGEKKTVVLGGPTEVSGRAAGGTTVATTTVNLSTGQTTSAPTGTGSAGVGYSGQVRHDPGSGGVAAGSPDTPDQRENMRSGGLPNTGTRGNAIQHEMEEGRQRGVVRPGVNTSGFTSGDAGVNASDRGQGIKDPLTEREGVSQGVAVRGTDAGEVRLPVYEATEDGEPQVYGSGLNKKLDGSETHDAGAGGHGGHDKPDPNVRHPVVLKDAPGISVSTEPTFQDDMKKEGY
- a CDS encoding class I SAM-dependent methyltransferase, giving the protein MPAPRQSQETLNLAPGPASLPLTTAQRSNLSPLTARGYMAWRSRSLTLLTGQAFPLRREAALFRALCRPRPGERWLDAGTSAGFYSGVLARAGCRVIAADLSAPMLAEGARREPHPGIDWLLTNLEASGLPDASFDGVTVGATLNETREPARLLAELARLTRPGGQLWLMYVCRTGGPLQRALGVPALGGLTFPDPAWVARRLPGWTRTDGLRVGVVAFERYVKGEGRS
- a CDS encoding phytoene/squalene synthase family protein, whose protein sequence is MTSAPAAPHPPPRLEEAVAHCREVTREHSKTFYLGSRLFPPRQREAVWAVYAACRDGDDAVDEWTGTEAERGLERWWERVQGAFAGEPAAHPIDTALAWATSRHPIPLSAFAELHEGLRMDLGGFEYRDMDDLVLYCRRVAGVVGFMIAPISGYSGGERTLHHALMLGQAMQLTNILRDVGEDLERGRVYLPATLLEEYGVTRTTLERGAVTPEYRALMTHLSDLARQWYAEGRRGIPCLHGSARLAVQAAARAYEGILDDLARGDYDNFRRRAHVSGTRKLLMLPQAWWELRGAAARA
- the crtI gene encoding phytoene desaturase family protein, encoding MSHTKRKTALIIGSGFGGLSLGIRLQSLGFDTTILEKLDAPGGRAYQKRTQGGYVFDMGPTVITVPHFIEELFALERDKGMLAEPDYPEHVLTGERVREGESGGPRTREYVRLVPILPFYRIYFDDGTFFDYDGDPESTRRQIQVLAPGDLAGYERFHADAEAIFKRGFLELGYTHFGDLPTMLRVVPDLLKLDAVRTLFSFTSRYFESPKLRQVFSFEPLLVGGNPLSVPAIYAMIHFVEKTWGIHYAMGGTGELVRAFVRKFEELGGRIRYGAEVEEVLVTDDRGRPVRRPVGKRVARGVRLTGGEELSADLVVSNGDWANTYLKMVPPQARLVNTDLRVRAAKQSMSLLVVYFGFRDDGQPLDLRHHNIILGPRYEELLREIFGDRVLGVDFSQYLHVPTLTDPSLAPPGHHAAYTLIPVPHNGSGLNWEVEGPRLVERVFDFLEERGYIPGLRARLTHREFITPDYFEGTLGAYLGNAFGPEPILAQSAYFRPHNRSEDVRNLYLVGAGAQPGGGTPSVMMSAKMTARLIAHDFGIHPEIRDGVPEGAGAAD
- a CDS encoding alpha/beta hydrolase, with product MYNASWEPSAWESGAPVRGYVWPALEPRAAVLLTHGFGEYAGRYVEKYHRLIPALVGAGLSVYAYDLRGHGGSEGRRAVVDAFTLVEDHLLARESLRTGGLPLFAFGHSLGGLITAASVARDPGGLSGVILSSPALLIGEDQPAWLRALAPVLARVAPNAPVTALGSEGLSRLTDEVSAYGTDAGIYQGKVPALTAASMLRLSTGLWPLYARWRLPTLAVHGTADRITDVNGTQRFIKAIPAEDKTLRLVEGGYHELLNDEPREEVLGWIVGWLRERSGEEASVSR